A window from Candidatus Saccharimonadales bacterium encodes these proteins:
- the secG gene encoding preprotein translocase subunit SecG → MILFLQVLSLISGGLLILFILIQSRGASLGAGFGGSSELHTERRGIDKSIHQFTILLAVVFVLSIVLSIIS, encoded by the coding sequence GTGATTTTGTTTCTGCAAGTCTTATCGCTGATTTCTGGCGGATTGCTGATTTTATTCATTTTGATTCAATCGCGCGGCGCGAGCTTGGGCGCCGGCTTTGGGGGTTCGAGCGAGCTTCATACCGAGCGTCGCGGTATTGATAAATCCATCCATCAGTTCACCATTTTGCTGGCCGTCGTCTTTGTACTGTCGATTGTGCTGAGCATTATCTCTTAA